The sequence below is a genomic window from Lolium perenne isolate Kyuss_39 chromosome 7, Kyuss_2.0, whole genome shotgun sequence.
GACAGTTAGAACAAATTCAACCTAAAAAGGGAAAAAGGAGCGATGTTTGCTTCTCGACGCAAACAGTAGTATTTAGTATGTCTACACTTCTACTACCACATACCAGGCAACACTACGACTGATTCCTCCTTCACCAACTTGCTGCAGAAGTCTACGTCGTCAGAAATGTCAGGCAATTGTGAGGCATCCAGTTTTACCTGCAGAACAGTTTTAATCTACTTTCAACTTCCAGAAATGCAAAATTGCAAGTGATGCTCTCTATCTGTCTTACCATCATAAAAAATGACCCCTCTGGTTTGTAGGGACAAGTAATACACTTGATTTCATCTATTTCATCATAACATATCTCTGCAGTCTCCTTCAACAGCCTGACAATGTTGCTGAAGAAATCATCATTTGTGTTCTTCATGATATGAGGAATTGCTCCCTGGTGAATGGACTAGACAACTTAGACGACGCAATGTGTCCAATCCTCCAGAAATAGATCAGGGAAAATATACACCGAAGTCACTacttaaaacttgaaaatgaggGTTTATTACAGGAAACTTCGGCCTGAACAGCACCTTGAAGAACATTTCAATAGGCTAATAATCAGCCAGCCATAGAACAACTGCAGTTTAAACAGAGAGTGGGATAGAGGTGCGGACAACATCTTACCTCCCATCTTTCATATGTATAACATTAGTTACTAAAGAAAGCAAGTAAATTGATACAAAcaggaaaaaagaaaaggaatTAGAAAGGTAAATTTGTAGGCCAGAACTTTCTACAGCTGATTGTATAAGTCTTGTACTGTCATGAGCTAGTTTCATGCGCCACAGTCGTGGGTAACAAGAGGACGAGGCTGAGGACCCCGACAGCCTGGGGCCATGGTGGAGAGGTAATACTTGCAGAAGGAAGATATCTAGATTTTATTGTATTCAAAGACAATAGGTCTCTTTGAATATACACCCTAGCACACTGAAATAAGGCATAGCTTGCGTAAACATTGATATATTGAACTTTAATTTGGAGACTAACTTGATCTCTGAAGATTTAATCTTGCCAGAAAAGAAGTTGGCTATGTGCTGATTGTTTAAGCAGCAGGTAATTTCTTTCAGCACAAAAGAAAAACTAGACCCCTAGGGGGAGGAATCCCAGTGGTATTTTAATTAAGTGAGTACTGAGTCTCAAACCCTGCCCGTCTAACACACCACCTCATGTGCTAGCCGGTGACACCCTGGGTCTTCCTCCTTTGAGCACAAAAAGGCACAGTGGATTTGCATGGACCACATCAGAGTGAAAAATCAATACATTTAATTGATTGTTCAATCCATATGAAAGCAGCATAAAACATTATCCTTCCATTTTAGTaggtactccctctgttccataatTCTTGTCCTGGTCTTAGTTCAAATTTTAACTACAATCACAACAAGAATTATGGAACGAAGGGAGTATGTAAAAGGTACTGGAGATGAGTAAATTTCAAAAGCTTTCGAAGAAGATGATTATAATTTCACATAGTATAAACATATTTTTATATAACTATCAGAAAATGACCCATCCTAGCTTAGATTGGGTTTCACAAATCTACAAATACTTTAGCATTAGGTTTCAATATAATACATATATGTTGAACCCCGTTACTTGGAAAAGAATCTGACATATGAGACTTACCCATCAGTGTAACTGACATGCAAGGCATAGCCATTACAATCCAACCGATGTATCGTTTTGTGAAATGCGCAGACACTTATGGAAAAAAGAAAGTATACTCGGAAAGTGATGCTTAATTTGAAAGAGATAGACCCCTCATTTACATCAGATATTTCTGATTATGCTAGTTGCTAGATGTATGTTCTAAATAAATATTTTTTATTTGCGTTGACTTTGAAATGCATGAAACTATCAGAGAGCAACACATTTGACAGGAAAACATAGGCTGCTGGATGGTAAGTGCAACTTGCTAGATTCTGTCTAATAAAATAGGAACAAATGATGTAAGGTTTACTGAAATATTAATAGGTATTACCAGCAACTCTTGGTGTGCATTGTGTATAAATGAAAATATTATCCATGTACCATGTAGCATTTGCATCAAGTACCTATGCTAAAGTAGAGAAGTAGGAACATACCAAGTTTTCTAACTAACCAACTTCCTAGATGCTGTACCATATAAAGGTGATAAGTGATTGACATGGCACTATTGACCAACCTGAAGAAATGTTGCAGGATCTGATATTAGATTTATGAAACTTCTGAGGGAATCAACAACCTAATAATGAACACATCAGAGAAACTTCAATTGaatatcaaagaacaaataaaggtattAATTAACTTAACGTGGAAATGATAATGCTGCGTAGGAGTGTAACTTATGGAGAGAAAAAAAACATAAATATAATGTAAAAATGGGCGACAAAATGGGAATTTTCTTCAAATTATTCGTGCCAAAAAGCATCAAGTATCGCCAGCACAAATAGAAAACCACATACAGAAGTCGGTAAACAATTCATTGAAGTATATTTGAGCTGTTTAGCACAGTTCAGACATAACATGTGAGATATAGTTTCTAGTAACACTAATGAACGTGCAGTTCCATCATGTCTCTTACTCTTAGTATGTTGAGTTCACCATTGATACATTTCGAAATAATTTTAGCGTGGTAGAAAGACTAATTGAAGTTCAATAAGTTCTTGGAAGCAATTAATTCCCAAAGAACTTTTGGATGGAAAGAACATGCAGAGAAAGCGAAATAATGCTTTGAAACACAAAAATCACACATCACATTAGGGAACCAATTCGGATTCATAAGAGTAATATAAATTCGTTACAAGTAACAGAAGTAAACCAAATTACTGAATGAAGTTATGTTTACTTCATAGTAAGAATCACCTTGGTTTTTCTCAGAATGCCTTTGGGGTCACAAGTTGCTATCCAACCAAGCCTCCAGCCAGGTACAGCCCATCTttttgatatagctcctaaagttATTACAGGAACAGTCTCTCCAAAAACACCCATTGGCACAAAAGCTGTGCTACCGTAGACAAGGTGACCGTACACTTCATCAGAAATGACTAAAATACCAAGCTTGCTTGCTATATCTGCAATCTAATTACATGCAAGCACGTGATAAGCTCTACTGCAACCAAGTGAAAACAAAACAAAGGTTGCATAGCACTACAAAACTCCATACTAACCTTGGCCAAATGTCCGTGCGTGTACACACTACCACAAGGGTTATTGGGATTAGTAATCATAATTGCAACAGTATTCTGATCTGCAAGAGCTTCCACAGCTTCCAAATCAATCTCCCATCCTTTCCCTGGAAGAAGATCATAATGCCGTATTTCCATCCTATGAAACACTGCATGTGCTTCGTGTTTTGGGTAGCCAGGCCTCGGAAGCAATATATTGACACCGGGTTGACCAAAAACAGACATCACAGTCTCGATTGCTTGGGTACCACCACAAGTGAGGAAAATATCATCATGGGAAAGCTTGTAAGGGAGATCACGAGATAGATACTCGGCAACAGCTCTGGATTCCAACAGATTGTATCAATAAAAGCAACACAGCACAAACATACTACTCAAACAGCACAGATGAAACTTTTCCATAAATCATCTTGCTGTGAATTAAAACTTTTGGTGATTGCTGAATCATGACTCATGAGACATGTGTATATGATTAATTTTCAATATGCTTCACCTAGACAGGAAATATACTGAAGACGAGGTACAAACTGAAAACATACCGCTCCCCCCTGTTTTGGCTAGATTTGACAGTTGCTCACGAGTAATTATATATATTTAATAAGAAAACAAATTTGGAAATGGAGAAAACATAAATTACTGGGAGGTTAACTGAATCAACAGATATCCTTTCCCCATCCCATTTCCTATTTTGTCCACCCTGGAATTTTTCCTAATGATTCCTTTGCACCACGTTTCGGAAATTTTCCATTGACGCAAACCCCATGGAAATATTTCTTTGTTTCTCCTATGATGCAATCAAACAAGCTTTGATGACAACTCCATCCTGAAGGAACCAAGTGGTAACAACTCCATTCTGTGAATCAAAAAGGCTCTACAATACAACTTTTAGAAAATTTGACTCATGGGCACAGTGGCTAAGGTAGTGTACAGATGTCTTCTTCTTAGACCAACTTTGTGGGATGATAATCAAGTTCAGAGGGATCAGGAACAGATGTTGTGTTAACAGATTATAGTGCTAATTTGATAAGTTATTAGGGAACAAAGGTACTTTAACTGAGCTTTGAGGTTCCTTTTTCCTCACAATTTTATCTGGTGCAGATGCTGCTATGGAATTTAAATTTTGGTTAATTGGTTAATGCCAAAAAAATAGCATGCCGACAAAGGATAATTTACTCAAAGTGAGCCGATTATGAGGAAATTATCAAGCGCTTCTTTTCAAATGTCTGCAGGTAGTGGCATGGGATGCTAAATTTGGAACATAATTGTCTGGGTTTATAACTTTTCCTCTTTGGTACTAACACTCAACACCTTTGGGGTGCTTGGTTGGATCGGTTTCCAAACAAAGACAAAAACAAAGCATGTCAGTTGGATGtgctttctcaaaaaaaaaaatggatGTCTAACCTTTTGCCAATTCATATCGAATTGAAACACTGCATGTTTCCAAAACAATTACAGATTGCGCTATTCTTATCCATTTGACTTGGCGCTGGCTTTGTTTGTGGAATGTTCTGCAGGAAGCTGATAGGCTGCATATGCGGCTATGGTTAATGGGAGATCGCCACTCTCTCAAGGGACTTGATGCTGCCATGCCAGTAAAAGATTGGGGCTCTGTTTCAGGATGATAGACTGTCTGCATGCGATTGGTGTACGTCCTGCCGTTTCCAGGTAATTTTTTTTGGACCTGTTCAATTCTGCTAGGTCTGTGATTTACTCTGTGACTTCTGAGGGAGGTGCTGAAGTCACCAAAGTCTGGTTGGATCTATATACGTCTGAGGGAGGTACAAATTCATGGAACTGAAACATAGATGCTACTCCTAGTGTTTCTTTGCAAGTCTGGTTGGATGTAATTCTTCCCATGGTATATGTTATAATAACACAAGTCATTCTCTGCAGTTTATTCAAGGTAATACGTCCATGGTATGTTCTGAAACAATAGCAACGAGAGGAAGAGACGGGCACCGACCGGCGAGCGGGGAGGGCCACGGTGGGTGACGAGTACCCGTTGTACTCGCCGGATCGTACGGCCGCGACGACCGCTTCCTCCGCCTCGGGAGCGGTGCGgaaggagggggaggaggaggggtCGCCGTGGCTCAGCGGGATCACGGGCCGCGGGCCGCGCTCGTCCAAGCACGCGTGCAGCTGGAGGAGGTACCGCTGGATGCTCTTCTCGCCGGCGGCCGCCACGGCCGGGTTCGGGCTCGCGAATCGCCATGTCTTGCTCCCGCCGCCTTCCATCGCCGATTCGCCGGAGCAGCCACTGAGGTGAGGATTGAGAAGAGGTTCGCAGAGTGGGTAGCAAGAGATTTGCCGCTTAAAAAAATACTTTCGAGGAGGACAAGTTAGTAAGGCCATGAGCAATGGAGGCAGGTGTCCAACTAGACTTGGATAAAACTTTTGACATATGCATGTCATGTTATAGTCCCATTAATATATCTTTCTCTTAAAAgttgatttggtttttctctttctctctcataTTTTCACTCAGTTTTCACTTTATGACTGAAGAGGTTACCTCCTGATGAAGAGGCTACCTCCTCATCTGAACCTACTTTAGACCACCCGAACCTAACTAAAATTGTGAGGCAGTACCTCTAGAgcagtgcattgggcatgccctaAGAGGCTCCCAAACAAAAGGGGCCCAAGTGACATTCACAATCGGGCCTTATCTCCATGTTCTGTCTTTTTCTAGGTCCCGTctgcaaaaatgacaaattttcCTCTCGATTAGGTAGCAATCATCGCAAAAAGACGACATTTTCAAATGTCCCCCATAGTAGTCTCCCCAAGCGAGGTGTGTTATGCCAAAAGAAAATCAGCGACACATGACGTGTTGCGGTGCAAAAAAAAAACTCCTGAAAAGTGGTATTTTTTCATGCTATTTATCGTAAAGAGAAGCAAAGTGAAGATGCGGGTTAAGAGAGAAGATCATGCGAAGATGTTGCCTCgttttgttcttccttcttaGTTCATTTTTAGTGTATTTGGTGGAAATGGAAAGAGAGAGAAAAAGACATGAGAGGGCGGGAgatgttgtttttatttttttatttttcaaccAATATTTTAGACCGAAATATTTTTTGAGAACCGTTTGTTTAGATTACGAACCGTTTTCAGTTCGAGATCCTTGCGTCGAGATCTTCGAAACTAGATCTCTTATTGATAGATTTCGAGAAATTATTGTCTTGATGTAATTGTATTCAAGTTCTCATTGAGATTTACTTTGGTTTACACTATAATATTGTACTTCGGTATACTCGTAGTTTGGTGTATTTGTACTATGGTGTACTTATACTTTAGTTGTATTTTAGGTGTACTGGTGCAAGCGTACTTTGGTATGTATGTATTTTGTACCTTAGGTTTTCGGTGTATTTATACTTCTATTGGACTAGTTATGAGGTACATATAGCAGTGCCTTAGGTTTGTATGTATTGTGTACCTTAGGTTTTCAGCGTATTTGTAATTTCTATCTTTGAGCATGCAATGCCAGTTGTCCGTTTCAGCTGGGCATTTTatatttctttatttcttttatgTTGTGTTCTTTTGGTGTGGACATTATTGATTTCTCAACTAGCTCTTAACATTATTTAATTGATgcaatattaatatattcctttaTTAAAAATGGGTCTTAAAGCATGcatcaacaaaaacaaaaaattatGAATTGACAATAGAGTCTCGAATAGCGCATATCAATATGTCATATCACTACAGTGTAATGCAAATTTTGGATAAAGGTTTAAAAGTAAGGAACTGTCACGTACAACTTGAAACTAACATTaacatttatatatatatatatatctcatcATTTAGTAGTCTTGCTTAGTAGTTTGAGTGATGACAAGCACACGATTATGTAGTGTTATTTCCTTTGCAGTCTTTTaatgattttttttgtttatgATTTTCTTCCGCCTATGATCATGTGACTATTTTTCACAATACTCTCCTAAGTAGTTGCTTCTAAGGTGAAAACCCTGAGGACCAGATGCACCATGGAttgttttctgaaatttcaaatcCATATTTCTAGATCccaaaaaacagcaaaaaaaattACAAGTGTGTATAGTCCTATACACATCTTCCGTGGACACTACGATTTTCGTAAAAGAAATATGTTGTATTTTGGCTACAGGAGAAAACACATTTTGGCCAAAAATAAGAGGTTTTATTCCTATACACAACCTGTCCACGACCATTTATTTCTCGAGATTCGTGCTCACCATGGTAGATGAAAAGATTTCTTTATCTCCTCTTTTTATCCAAATCTCAAAGCACAACGAACAGTGACAGAAACATCCACACCCATGCGTGTAAATACAAAAGTATTTCCCAAAAAATATAGCCCTAAACAAAATGCCTTTTTCACCGAATCTTTGCAAGAATATACAACATATGTACATATCCGGGTGTGCATAACCGAActgaaaccgaaaaccgaaccgaaaaaaCCTAACATCaacctttttttgtttttacagTTTATAGTTACGGTTTCAGTTAGTAAACTTCAAACCAAAAGGTCTTCGGTTAATTCGGTTTTTAATTGAAAAACAGCAGTTAAACCAAAAGAAACCGAACGACCAGCCCAACCCAAAATCACGCTTTCTAGGCCAGCCCAGCTTCCTGCATAACCTTAATATAGCACATAAACTGAATAGTCTACACGTAAGCTGCTCCACTGTGGTGGTTTGGGCTTTTGTTTGACCGCCTGTGTAAGGGCATCCAGTATGTGCAATAAAGCACACATAAGTTCTATGTGACAACTCTTATGGTTCACCTTATACATAGCAAAAAGTGTCTTCGAcatatgggcaccagtgctcccttCAATTTtaggtttttaaaattttaaaatctcACATTTCCGTGTCTCTAATAATTATGGTgttaaatatatagatagatatgTATAGTATGGATATATGCAAAAAATCCCCGTTaaaaaatatgttgtattttggGAAATATAAAAAAGAAAAATTTGTGACAGTAAATGGTAGTACAATAGTATTAAAATAGTATGTCTTTTTGTTAGAAATTCGTTTATTTTGTATTTCTCAAAATTTAAAGTATTTTTACCGGGACTTTTTTGCGTAGACTCTTCCTGTAcatatctatctacatatttaatgccatAATTTTTGGAGAAATAGAAATATAagattttaaaaaatttaaaaatctgAAAGTAGAGGGGGtactggtgcccatgtgcaccaaatccctATCATATACATAGTGGCTATCTACAAAGTTGACCTTATACCACAAGCTTGTGGGTTGTTCAGAAGGATTAAAACATTATTTCTCTATCCCCTCgggaaatgcactttggctcatagtATGCTcctattatgtgaatccacatttcaaagtctcaaaaaattctaaactaaatttttacatgtacatctaaaCATTTTATGTTGTtacacaagttttcaaaaaaaacatTTTTCTATGGCTCTTGTAAAAaaacaaattttgatgctgtaacaagATTACGTACAGGacctttttttgtcttttttgtacacaccacacaaaatgttatttttccatgaaaacttgtgaacgaacataggatgtcacgatgtataccaaaaaatttatgtaatttttttaacatttttaaaattgtttttttaTTCCTTTTTAGGTGTACTTGTGCAAGCGTACTTTGGTATGTATGTATTTTGTACCTTAGATTTTTGGTGTATTTGTACTTCTATTGGTCTAGTTATGAGGTACATAGCAGTGCCTTAGGCTTGTATGTATTTTGTACCTTAGGTTTTCGGTGTATTTGTAATTTCTATCTTTGAGCATGCAGTGCGAGTTGTCTGTTTCAGCTGGGCATTTTatatttctttatttcttttatcTTGTGTTCTTTTGGTGTGGACATTATTGATTTCTCAACTAGCTCTTAACATTATTTAATTGATgcaatattaatatattcctttaTTAAAAAGGGGTCTTAAAGCATGcatcaacaaaaacaaaaaattatGAATTGACAACAGAGTCTCGAATAGCGCATATCAATATGTCATATCACTACAGTGTAATGCAAATTTTGGATAAAGGTTTAAAAGTAAGGAACTATCACGTACAACTTGAAACTAACATTaacatttatatatatatatatgcaaaaTAGTGGGCTACCCGCATGGCTAGCTATGCATACTCTTAGAGCCGTCCGATCTGCTATACAGACCATGGAATCTTTTCCCGAGAGCACAGATTTGTAACGGCACACATTCACGCCGTCTTATTGAGAGCACCATCTCTTAGGTTGTCATACCAACTCATTGTATGCCATTTTCAACGCGAACCTTTTGCAAATTGCGTTGCCCTTCTATAAGATAAAACATACGCCAAACCAATTGCACGGCATATCATATTACATTGGTATCCAAACCGTATTCCCTATCAATTGCTGCCCCCAACGAAATCTCCGTTTGTAAATAGCTCTATCCATGTTCTATGCTTTCCTACTCATTAGAAGGAATGATCCCAGCATAGCCACGATATGAACGTAGTAGGGATGCGGGAGATGTCCTCGTCGGAGGATTCGGTGGGGTGTCCAGGGGATGTGCCGGTAGTGGGGcggcttcccccccccccccccccccccccactccaCGGCGCGAGCGACGGCGGTATCCCACCTCCACCAAGCCACGCCGCCCCGTTCGTCCGGCCATGGGCCTGCTGCCGTCGTTGGCAGTCCACGAGCGGGCCTGAAACCCGCAGATCGAACGGGCGGGATGGACCACCAGGCGGCACCGTCGGCTCGCCGCCATCCTCCCATCCACTTTCTCCGCTGATGGAGGTTGGGCGACCGACGATCCCGCTGTGGATACTCCTCTCCGTCAGCCGGCATGGGGTGTTTTTTTTGGCGATTTCTCTTGATGAAAAGAACGACCCAATTTCCATTTTTTTTCTCTAGATAATGGCTGGCTTTTTTCTACTATAGATCATTTTTAGGGATCGTGTTGTATTTACAGATCCAAAAAGAATGTTCTGATCTAGATCAAAATAGAgtatttttttttgtaatttttttggttgtgggttgctcatcaagcatGCCGCTCTATCTATTTTTGTAATCTGGGAGTGGGATTTCAGGTTAACATCTATGCCTCCTCCTTACTGAAATTTCTCCATATTGCAACTTTTGGATGACCACCTCTCTGTTCGTTCTGATTTTCTAGACTTCGATGTCATCTTCTGATTGTAATTAAGCAAGACAGCAACTCTTCGACAAGATGCATATGTCAATATTCAGGGATGTCTTTATTCGATTCCACTCCGAGTGGGCGCATCTTGAATAGAGTAAGTCAGAACTTACTCAAATTTGTTAGTAAGTTTAGTTTATTGTCTTTCAACCATGCTCACACAAGAATTAAATTACTTAGGCTTCAGCTGATAAAAGTGAAGTGGACACCAGCATTGATGAACAGATGGGTTCTGTCGCAGGTTGCATTGCAGGTGTTTGTTGTTTTTGTTCCTCTAACCGTGGCCTGCTTCTGGTATCAGGTAATTTAGTTAAGCTTCTTATCCTCCATACTGTTTTTACTGCAAAACTTAGCACGTCATTATATTTACCTTTTGCAGTGCTACTACATTGATAAAGCGAGAGAGTTGCAAAGGCTGGTAGGGGTTTGCAAATCTCCTATAATACAACATTTTGCAGAATCCATTACTGGATCAGCAACCATCAGAAGAATTGGCAAGGAGAATCAGTTTTTATCAACTAATAGCAATCTAATCGATGCCTTCTCTCGACCAAAATTCTATATCTTTCACGTTTTTTCTAGTACTAGTTTTTCCTAGCAGGGATCAGGTTTTTTGAATGTTTTGGATTTGAACAAATCTTAGTCATTGTTGCATCCAGATGTCCATGTTTGTCAGCAAGAATGGACAATCCAGAGATGCCTTCCGGAACTATGTATAATCCCATGTTGTGTGCTTGTCTACATCCAGTCCACCTCCGTTGTTACAGCGACGACGAGCGCCATGCGGGTCGCAGCGCCCCCAGCGACCAGAGCGGCGGACGATGGCCCCTGCGACGGCAAGCAGAGTGGCAGATGGCGGCTAGAGGTGGAGCTGGTCGCGGCGGCCGGAGGTGGAGCTGTTCATGCTAGTTTCCTGTATGGTGGTGCATTTTCCGTGGACCTGTTGTATAAAACATGTCGTTGCCCTGTGAATCAACTATACTGCTTCATCTTGTGGACAATGACGTGGTTGTTTAGACG
It includes:
- the LOC127313798 gene encoding nicotianamine aminotransferase 1 isoform X1; the encoded protein is MEGGGSKTWRFASPNPAVAAAGEKSIQRYLLQLHACLDERGPRPVIPLSHGDPSSSPSFRTAPEAEEAVVAAVRSGEYNGYSSPTVALPARRAVAEYLSRDLPYKLSHDDIFLTCGGTQAIETVMSVFGQPGVNILLPRPGYPKHEAHAVFHRMEIRHYDLLPGKGWEIDLEAVEALADQNTVAIMITNPNNPCGSVYTHGHLAKIADIASKLGILVISDEVYGHLVYGSTAFVPMGVFGETVPVITLGAISKRWAVPGWRLGWIATCDPKGILRKTKVVDSLRSFINLISDPATFLQGAIPHIMKNTNDDFFSNIVRLLKETAEICYDEIDEIKCITCPYKPEGSFFMMVKLDASQLPDISDDVDFCSKLVKEESVVVLPGKALGMENWLRITFATEPPTLKQGLERLKSFCRRHQSQAN
- the LOC127313798 gene encoding nicotianamine aminotransferase 1 isoform X2 produces the protein MEGGGSKTWRFASPNPAVAAAGEKSIQRYLLQLHACLDERGPRPVIPLSHGDPSSSPSFRTAPEAEEAVVAAVRSGEYNGYSSPTVALPARRAVAEYLSRDLPYKLSHDDIFLTCGGTQAIETVMSVFGQPGVNILLPRPGYPKHEAHAVFHRMEIRHYDLLPGKGWEIDLEAVEALADQNTVAIMITNPNNPCGSVYTHGHLAKIADIASKLGILVISDEVYGHLVYGSTAFVPMGVFGETVPVITLGAISKRWAVPGWRLGWIATCDPKGILRKTKGAIPHIMKNTNDDFFSNIVRLLKETAEICYDEIDEIKCITCPYKPEGSFFMMVKLDASQLPDISDDVDFCSKLVKEESVVVLPGKALGMENWLRITFATEPPTLKQGLERLKSFCRRHQSQAN